The proteins below are encoded in one region of Pan paniscus chromosome 4, NHGRI_mPanPan1-v2.0_pri, whole genome shotgun sequence:
- the LOC129397875 gene encoding 26S proteasome complex subunit SEM1-like yields MSEKKQPVDLGFLEEDDEFEKFPAEDWADLDEDEDAHVWEDNWDDDNVEDDFSNQLRDVLSVLS; encoded by the coding sequence ATGTCAGAGAAAAAGCAGCCGGTAGACTTAGGTTTCTTAGAGGAAGATGACGAGTTTGAAAAGTTCCCTGCCGAAGACTGGGCTGACttagatgaagatgaagatgcaCATGTCTGGGAGGATAATTGGGATGATGACAATGTAGAGGATGACTTCTCTAATCAGTTACGTgatgttctttctgttttatcGTAG